A genomic segment from Candidatus Hydrogenedentota bacterium encodes:
- a CDS encoding GNAT family N-acetyltransferase: MIQTPYGYIRAAESEDAPALVRLYDPARPRAALLDAKREPIMPTPDDVRELLSRKEVQQGALYAVEDATGAVRGFCSVRGVNAEAAFGETALLFLDEEAYATPLAEDVLEFVLDRAFVRLRLRKLLAHAFEGETALKGFLAGHGFESNGVQRDALYTLGRWHSLEVFTRFAG; this comes from the coding sequence ATGATTCAGACGCCGTATGGGTATATCCGCGCCGCCGAATCGGAGGATGCGCCTGCTCTTGTGCGCCTCTACGACCCGGCTCGCCCGCGCGCGGCGCTGCTCGACGCCAAGCGGGAGCCGATTATGCCGACGCCGGACGACGTGCGCGAGCTGCTTTCCCGCAAAGAGGTGCAGCAGGGCGCGCTTTATGCGGTCGAAGACGCGACGGGCGCTGTTCGCGGGTTTTGCAGCGTGCGCGGCGTGAACGCCGAAGCGGCATTTGGCGAAACGGCGCTGCTGTTCCTCGACGAGGAGGCCTACGCAACGCCGCTGGCGGAAGACGTGCTTGAGTTCGTGCTCGACCGCGCGTTCGTGCGGCTGCGTCTGCGCAAGCTGCTCGCCCACGCGTTCGAAGGCGAGACGGCCTTGAAGGGGTTCCTGGCGGGGCACGGTTTCGAGAGCAACGGCGTGCAGCGCGATGCCTTGTATACGCTCGGGCGCTGGCACAGTCTTGAAGTGTTTACCCGGTTTGCCGGATAG